A window of Cucurbita pepo subsp. pepo cultivar mu-cu-16 chromosome LG06, ASM280686v2, whole genome shotgun sequence contains these coding sequences:
- the LOC111797062 gene encoding uncharacterized protein LOC111797062 isoform X1, producing the protein MLINVTTRYVLQSLLQSNPHFLLFGSYCEMGSLFSSSFFLLLLQFFLNLTHCSSHEALEFISAIGDPGMKNPNVRVAFEAWNFCNEVGAEAPQMGSPRLADCADLRAPLASADKQDCFGHGSDSNCIVLHKVNESDNKLGAGEKFPSERFKPYVDPDLYVVEKERYLSSLCEVHDSSNPWSFWMIMLKNGNFDKNSTLCPENGKKVRKIITDRTFPCFGEGCMNQPLVYHNYSRLVSFDKRMVSLTGGFYGTYELDADLSNGIGKNSYFSVSWHKNVSSGSWIFSNRLTTSSKYPWLMLYLRSDATMGFNGGYHYDGRGIMRKLPESPNFKVRLTLDVRSGGGKNSQFYLIDIGSCWKNNGDACNGDTTTDVTRYSEMIINPETTSWCRPSNLVSCPPYHVRASGEKIYRNETSRFPYSAYHLYCSPGNGMHLEKPYDICDPYSNPQAQELIQILPHPEWGVHGYPTKQGDGWIGDPRTWELDVGALSNRLYFYQDPGTKPARRIWTSINVGTEIYISEGATAEWSVSDFDVIVPPDARDANRCSSSLLK; encoded by the exons ATGCTCATCAATGTCACTACAAGATATGTTCTTCAATCTTTACTTCAAAGCAACCCtcattttctcctttttggATCATATTGCGAAATGGGTTCTCTGTTTtcatcttccttcttccttctacttctgcaattttttctgaatttgACCCATTGTTCATCTCATGAAGCGTTAGAGTTCATATCCGCCATTGGAGACCCTGGAATGAAGAACCCAAATGTTAGAGTTGCATTTGAGGCATGGAATTTTTGTAATGAAGTTGGAGCTGAAGCTCCTCAAATGGGTAGCCCTCGATTGGCTGATTGTGCTGATTTGCGCGCCCCGCTTGCTTCTG CAGATAAACAAGATTGTTTTGGTCATGGAAGTGATAGCAACTGTATAGTACTCCACAAAGTAAACGAGTCAGATAACAAGCTTGGAGCTGGTGAAAAATTCCCATCAGAGCGTTTTAAGCCATACGTCGATCCAGATTTGTACGTCGTGGAGAAGGAACGCTATCTCAGTTCATTATGCGAGGTTCATGATTCATCGAATCCATGGAGTTTCTGGATGATTATgctaaaaaatggaaattttgacAAGAACTCGACTCTCTGCCCTGAAAATGGTAAGAAAGTTCGTAAAATTATAACCGATCGAACGTTCCCGTGTTTCGGGGAAGGTTGTATGAACCAGCCTCTTGTTTATCATAACTACTCGAGATTAGTGTCGTTCGACAAACGAATGGTTTCGTTAACGGGCGGTTTCTATGGAACTTATGAACTAGATGCTGATCTGAGTAATGGTATAGGGAAGAACTCTTACTTTTCAGTCTCTTGGCACAAGAATGTTAGTTCAGGGAGCTGGATTTTCTCGAACCGATTAACGACGTCTTCGAAATATCCTTGGCTTATGCTCTACCTTCGATCCGATGCCACCATGGGTTTCAACGGTGGATATCACTACGACGGTCGGGGCATTATGAGAAAG ttGCCCGAGTCGCCGAATTTCAAAGTGAGGTTAACGCTCGACGTTAGAAGTGGAGGCGGAAAAAATAGCCAATTCTATCTCATTGACATAggaagttgttggaagaaCAATGGAGATGCTTGCAATGGCGACACTACGACCGACGTAACTCGATACAGTGAAATGATTATCAACCCGGAAACTACGAGCTGGTGCAGGCCGAGCAATCTCGTGTCGTGTCCACCTTATCATGTTCGAGCTTCGGGTGAGAAGATATATAGGAATGAGACATCAAGATTTCCATATTCAGCTTATCATTTGTACTGCAGCCCTGGAAATGGTATGCATTTGGAGAAACCATATGATATTTGTGATCCATATAGCAACCCACAGGCTCAAGAGTTGATACAAATTCTACCACATCCTGAATGGGGTGTACATGGCTATCCAACGAAGCAAGGAGATGGATGGATTGGAGATCCGAGAACTTGGGAGCTCGACGTTGGAGCTTTGTCGAACCGCTTATACTTCTACCAG GATCCGGGAACGAAGCCAGCAAGGCGGATATGGACGTCGATCAATGTCGGTACAGAAATATATATCAGTGAAGGAGCAACAGCAGAGTGGAGTGTAAGTGATTTTGATGTTATTGTTCCACCAGATGCTAGGGATGCAAATCGctgctcttcttctcttctaaAGTAA
- the LOC111797062 gene encoding uncharacterized protein LOC111797062 isoform X2 produces the protein MLINVTTRYVLQSLLQSNPHFLLFGSYCEMGSLFSSSFFLLLLQFFLNLTHCSSHEALEFISAIGDPGMKNPNVRVAFEAWNFCNEVGAEAPQMGSPRLADCADLRAPLASDKQDCFGHGSDSNCIVLHKVNESDNKLGAGEKFPSERFKPYVDPDLYVVEKERYLSSLCEVHDSSNPWSFWMIMLKNGNFDKNSTLCPENGKKVRKIITDRTFPCFGEGCMNQPLVYHNYSRLVSFDKRMVSLTGGFYGTYELDADLSNGIGKNSYFSVSWHKNVSSGSWIFSNRLTTSSKYPWLMLYLRSDATMGFNGGYHYDGRGIMRKLPESPNFKVRLTLDVRSGGGKNSQFYLIDIGSCWKNNGDACNGDTTTDVTRYSEMIINPETTSWCRPSNLVSCPPYHVRASGEKIYRNETSRFPYSAYHLYCSPGNGMHLEKPYDICDPYSNPQAQELIQILPHPEWGVHGYPTKQGDGWIGDPRTWELDVGALSNRLYFYQDPGTKPARRIWTSINVGTEIYISEGATAEWSVSDFDVIVPPDARDANRCSSSLLK, from the exons ATGCTCATCAATGTCACTACAAGATATGTTCTTCAATCTTTACTTCAAAGCAACCCtcattttctcctttttggATCATATTGCGAAATGGGTTCTCTGTTTtcatcttccttcttccttctacttctgcaattttttctgaatttgACCCATTGTTCATCTCATGAAGCGTTAGAGTTCATATCCGCCATTGGAGACCCTGGAATGAAGAACCCAAATGTTAGAGTTGCATTTGAGGCATGGAATTTTTGTAATGAAGTTGGAGCTGAAGCTCCTCAAATGGGTAGCCCTCGATTGGCTGATTGTGCTGATTTGCGCGCCCCGCTTGCTTCTG ATAAACAAGATTGTTTTGGTCATGGAAGTGATAGCAACTGTATAGTACTCCACAAAGTAAACGAGTCAGATAACAAGCTTGGAGCTGGTGAAAAATTCCCATCAGAGCGTTTTAAGCCATACGTCGATCCAGATTTGTACGTCGTGGAGAAGGAACGCTATCTCAGTTCATTATGCGAGGTTCATGATTCATCGAATCCATGGAGTTTCTGGATGATTATgctaaaaaatggaaattttgacAAGAACTCGACTCTCTGCCCTGAAAATGGTAAGAAAGTTCGTAAAATTATAACCGATCGAACGTTCCCGTGTTTCGGGGAAGGTTGTATGAACCAGCCTCTTGTTTATCATAACTACTCGAGATTAGTGTCGTTCGACAAACGAATGGTTTCGTTAACGGGCGGTTTCTATGGAACTTATGAACTAGATGCTGATCTGAGTAATGGTATAGGGAAGAACTCTTACTTTTCAGTCTCTTGGCACAAGAATGTTAGTTCAGGGAGCTGGATTTTCTCGAACCGATTAACGACGTCTTCGAAATATCCTTGGCTTATGCTCTACCTTCGATCCGATGCCACCATGGGTTTCAACGGTGGATATCACTACGACGGTCGGGGCATTATGAGAAAG ttGCCCGAGTCGCCGAATTTCAAAGTGAGGTTAACGCTCGACGTTAGAAGTGGAGGCGGAAAAAATAGCCAATTCTATCTCATTGACATAggaagttgttggaagaaCAATGGAGATGCTTGCAATGGCGACACTACGACCGACGTAACTCGATACAGTGAAATGATTATCAACCCGGAAACTACGAGCTGGTGCAGGCCGAGCAATCTCGTGTCGTGTCCACCTTATCATGTTCGAGCTTCGGGTGAGAAGATATATAGGAATGAGACATCAAGATTTCCATATTCAGCTTATCATTTGTACTGCAGCCCTGGAAATGGTATGCATTTGGAGAAACCATATGATATTTGTGATCCATATAGCAACCCACAGGCTCAAGAGTTGATACAAATTCTACCACATCCTGAATGGGGTGTACATGGCTATCCAACGAAGCAAGGAGATGGATGGATTGGAGATCCGAGAACTTGGGAGCTCGACGTTGGAGCTTTGTCGAACCGCTTATACTTCTACCAG GATCCGGGAACGAAGCCAGCAAGGCGGATATGGACGTCGATCAATGTCGGTACAGAAATATATATCAGTGAAGGAGCAACAGCAGAGTGGAGTGTAAGTGATTTTGATGTTATTGTTCCACCAGATGCTAGGGATGCAAATCGctgctcttcttctcttctaaAGTAA